A stretch of the Candidatus Zixiibacteriota bacterium genome encodes the following:
- a CDS encoding radical SAM protein — translation MLTRVDLRNCSCCPRQCHADRAGSKLGFCESGTDFSISSICCHHGEEPVLSGKHGICNIFFSHCNMQCLFCQNYQISDNRTGIAAGNMTLDDITAQVESILSGGAIGVGFVSPSHFIPQMRQIMNSLNKKEHNPVYVYNTNGYDKPEMIASMESEIDVYLPDMKYMDNSLAGKYSATPDYTDFACASLKEMFRQKGADLALNKDGMVTAGLIIRHLVLPGHVDNSKRVLRFIAEELSPDAHVSLMSQYYPTPRVARHPNLGRTLYQHEYEEVLDEFENLGFWRGFVQELSSPHHYRPDFLKDHPFEN, via the coding sequence ATGCTGACCAGAGTTGACCTCAGAAACTGCAGCTGCTGTCCCCGGCAGTGCCATGCCGACCGCGCCGGCTCAAAACTCGGCTTCTGCGAAAGCGGCACCGACTTTTCCATATCCTCCATCTGTTGTCACCACGGCGAGGAGCCGGTTCTGTCGGGAAAACACGGCATCTGCAACATATTTTTCAGTCACTGCAATATGCAGTGCCTCTTCTGCCAGAACTACCAGATAAGCGACAACCGAACCGGCATCGCCGCCGGCAATATGACCCTCGACGATATCACGGCACAGGTCGAGTCAATCCTCTCCGGCGGCGCTATCGGCGTTGGTTTTGTGTCGCCGTCTCACTTTATCCCTCAAATGCGCCAGATAATGAATTCTCTGAACAAAAAGGAGCACAACCCTGTTTACGTTTATAACACAAACGGATATGACAAACCGGAAATGATTGCTTCGATGGAAAGCGAAATCGACGTGTACCTGCCGGACATGAAATACATGGACAACAGTCTCGCCGGGAAATATTCCGCTACACCGGATTACACCGACTTCGCCTGCGCTTCTCTCAAAGAGATGTTCAGGCAGAAGGGCGCCGATTTGGCGCTGAATAAGGACGGCATGGTAACAGCAGGGTTGATAATCAGACATCTCGTGCTCCCCGGACACGTTGACAACAGCAAGAGAGTCCTTCGGTTTATCGCCGAAGAGTTGTCGCCCGATGCTCACGTCTCGCTCATGTCGCAATATTATCCGACTCCACGAGTCGCGAGGCATCCCAATCTCGGGCGTACCCTCTACCAGCACGAGTACGAGGAAGTTCTCGATGAGTTCGAAAACCTGGGTTTCTGGCGCGGGTTCGTCCAGGAGCTCAGTTCGCCGCATCATTACCGGCCCGATTTTTTAAAAGACCATCCGTTTGAAAACTGA
- the gyrA gene encoding DNA gyrase subunit A translates to MALERQKIESIFLEEEMKSSYLDYSMSVITNRALPDIRDGLKPSNRRILVAMNDLNLAPGKAHRKCAKISGDTSGNYHPHGEQVVYPTLVRMAQDFNMRYPLVDGQGNFGSIDGDGAAAMRYTEARLTAIAMEMLADLEKETVGFMSNYDGTRQEPVVLPGKFPNLLCNGTTGIAVGMATNIPPHNLNEIAEAIVRVVDDPECTNEDLIEIVPGPDFPTGGIINGRAGIRQAYTTGKGHILVRAKAVVEKMSNNKEAIVVTEIPFQVNKSNLLEKIADLVRDKRIEGISDLRDESDRDGMRIVIELKRDQQADIVLNQLYKHTTMQGTFSVNLLGLDHGVPKSVTLKELIQQFIDHRHDVVLRRTQFDLKKAEERAHILEGYRIALDNIDAVIELIKKSKDTPTAHAGLMKTFKLSDRQATAILEMRLQRLTGLERKKIEEEYRELIKKISELKAILESKALRMQIIKDETMELAKRFGDDRRTEIQDEVDEMTVEDLIAEEEMVITISHLGYVKRLSVSAYRKQQRGGKGVIGIETKEDDFAEHLFIASTHDYILFFSTKGRCYWVKVHEIPTGGRMAKGKPIVNMVGIEKGENITAFCKVRTFSSDLYIAMATRNGMIKKTALDAFSNPRKAGVNAMNLPDDDELIEASLTDGSHEIVLATRKGMAIRFPEEKVRPMGRTAYGVKGINLAKGDYVIGMVVVKRDSSLLVVTENGYGKRTSIDDYRVTNRGGKGVINVKTSERNGEVVTIKEVLDQDELILITKKGIANRQPVKDIKVIGRNTQGVRLISLKGGDLVIDVARVVKEDE, encoded by the coding sequence ATGGCTTTGGAACGCCAAAAAATAGAGTCGATCTTTCTTGAAGAGGAAATGAAATCCTCCTATCTCGATTACTCCATGTCGGTCATCACCAATCGAGCCTTGCCGGATATTCGCGACGGTCTTAAACCGTCGAATCGGCGCATACTCGTGGCCATGAACGACCTCAACCTCGCCCCCGGCAAGGCGCATCGTAAGTGCGCCAAGATCTCCGGCGATACCTCGGGTAACTATCACCCCCATGGTGAGCAGGTGGTCTATCCGACCCTCGTGCGCATGGCGCAGGATTTCAACATGCGTTATCCGTTGGTTGATGGTCAGGGGAACTTTGGGTCTATCGATGGTGACGGCGCGGCGGCCATGCGTTACACTGAAGCGCGTCTCACCGCGATCGCGATGGAGATGCTGGCTGACCTGGAAAAAGAGACGGTCGGTTTCATGTCGAACTACGATGGTACCCGTCAGGAACCGGTGGTTCTTCCGGGCAAGTTCCCCAACCTGCTTTGCAACGGCACGACCGGTATCGCTGTCGGTATGGCGACGAATATTCCGCCGCACAACCTTAACGAAATCGCCGAGGCGATCGTGAGAGTTGTCGATGACCCCGAATGCACCAACGAGGATCTTATCGAGATAGTCCCCGGTCCCGATTTTCCCACCGGCGGCATTATCAATGGACGGGCGGGTATCCGCCAGGCCTACACCACCGGCAAGGGACATATTCTTGTGAGGGCCAAAGCTGTCGTCGAAAAGATGAGCAACAACAAGGAAGCTATCGTTGTCACCGAGATACCGTTCCAGGTCAACAAGTCGAATCTTTTGGAGAAGATAGCCGACCTGGTGCGCGACAAGCGCATTGAAGGCATCTCCGATCTTCGCGACGAATCCGACCGCGATGGTATGCGCATTGTTATCGAGCTCAAGCGCGACCAGCAGGCCGATATCGTCCTCAACCAGCTTTACAAGCACACAACGATGCAGGGTACTTTTTCGGTCAACCTGCTCGGGTTGGATCACGGTGTACCGAAATCGGTCACGCTCAAAGAGCTTATTCAGCAGTTTATCGACCACCGTCACGATGTCGTTCTTCGCCGGACGCAATTCGATCTGAAGAAGGCCGAAGAGAGAGCGCACATCCTCGAAGGGTACCGCATCGCGCTGGACAATATCGATGCTGTTATCGAATTGATCAAAAAGTCCAAGGACACGCCCACGGCCCATGCCGGCTTGATGAAAACTTTCAAGCTTTCCGACCGTCAGGCGACGGCCATTCTCGAGATGCGTCTGCAGCGCCTCACCGGTCTGGAACGAAAGAAGATTGAAGAAGAATACCGCGAGCTTATCAAAAAGATAAGCGAACTGAAGGCCATTCTCGAATCGAAGGCCCTGCGTATGCAGATCATCAAAGATGAAACGATGGAGCTGGCCAAGAGGTTTGGCGATGACCGCCGGACCGAGATTCAGGACGAGGTCGATGAAATGACGGTCGAGGATTTGATCGCCGAAGAAGAAATGGTTATCACCATTTCGCATCTCGGGTATGTGAAACGTCTGTCGGTCTCGGCCTATCGCAAGCAGCAGCGCGGCGGCAAGGGGGTTATCGGGATCGAGACCAAGGAGGATGATTTCGCCGAACATCTGTTTATCGCCTCCACGCACGATTATATCCTGTTTTTCTCCACCAAGGGACGGTGCTACTGGGTGAAGGTGCACGAGATTCCCACCGGCGGGCGTATGGCCAAGGGCAAGCCGATTGTGAATATGGTCGGCATCGAGAAGGGCGAGAACATCACCGCGTTTTGCAAAGTGCGCACTTTCAGTTCGGATCTTTATATCGCCATGGCCACCCGCAACGGTATGATCAAAAAGACCGCGCTCGACGCGTTCTCCAACCCGCGCAAGGCGGGTGTGAACGCCATGAATCTTCCCGATGATGACGAGCTTATCGAGGCATCGCTCACCGATGGTTCGCATGAGATCGTGCTGGCCACCCGCAAGGGGATGGCGATCCGGTTCCCGGAGGAGAAGGTTCGTCCGATGGGACGCACCGCCTATGGCGTGAAAGGCATCAATCTCGCCAAGGGGGACTACGTTATCGGCATGGTTGTGGTCAAGCGCGACAGCAGTCTTCTGGTCGTCACCGAGAACGGTTACGGCAAGCGGACGTCGATCGATGATTACCGGGTCACCAATCGGGGAGGCAAGGGAGTGATCAACGTGAAAACTTCCGAGCGCAACGGCGAGGTGGTGACTATCAAGGAGGTTCTCGATCAGGACGAGTTGATATTGATCACCAAGAAGGGCATTGCTAATCGTCAGCCCGTGAAGGACATCAAGGTCATTGGCCGCAACACCCAGGGTGTCCGGTTGATTTCGCTCAAGGGTGGCGATCTGGTTATCGATGTTGCCCGGGTGGTGAAGGAAGACGAATAG
- a CDS encoding DUF2075 domain-containing protein, which translates to MTTPKAGSTCNLFSRAWYDAPISEFLSATEDEIIGKMVTRGVFDLRQEQRDAWLLQIRILKSSLVDLTGSILLEFSIPRLGKRIDAVLLVGPVVFAVEFKVGATKFDRSAVEQVWDYALDLKNFHEASHEVSIVPVLVATESDSNTHRSFEVEHDGVYKPLFTNELELREVIDMVLQTVSGEDIERSKWANAPYRPTPTIIEAARALYANHSVEAIARYDAGAKNLATTSQRIEALVDEAKSSRRKIICFVTGVPGAGKTLVGLNVATQRRDTHKSTHAVFLSGNGPLVAVLREALTRDELERLKKINIKKRKGEVSGGVKAFIQNVHHFRDEALIDPRPPDDHIAIFDEAQRAWDMHKTTTFMRQKKNRAGFNQSEPEFLISYLDRHEDWAAIICLVGGGQEIYTGEAGIRIWLEAIRARFPHWHMYISSRLTDSEYAAGGIVDEIAAAENGHFDDELHLGVSMRSFRAESVSAFVKALLDIEIDGARRMLYQFVDRYPIAVTRDLDAAKRWIKTRARGSERYGMVASSTAQRLKPHAIDIRVDVNPIHWFLSGKEDTRSSYYLEDAATEFQVQGLEVDWALVTWDGDLRYSRSGWHFHDFRGSKWVNVRNADRQRYLRNAYRVLLTRARQGMVIFVPHGDAEDPTRSPEYYDHTFEYLTSLGIPRLV; encoded by the coding sequence ATGACTACACCAAAAGCTGGTTCAACCTGCAACCTCTTTTCGCGTGCGTGGTATGACGCTCCTATTAGCGAGTTCCTAAGCGCGACTGAAGATGAAATAATCGGTAAGATGGTCACGCGCGGGGTTTTTGATCTTCGCCAAGAGCAAAGAGATGCTTGGTTGCTTCAAATTAGAATTCTTAAGAGTAGTCTTGTCGATTTAACCGGTTCAATACTGTTGGAATTCAGTATTCCACGACTGGGGAAACGGATAGATGCGGTCCTGCTAGTCGGGCCGGTGGTCTTTGCTGTTGAATTCAAAGTGGGAGCAACCAAGTTCGACCGTTCGGCCGTCGAGCAAGTTTGGGACTACGCTTTAGATCTTAAGAATTTCCATGAGGCCAGTCACGAGGTATCAATTGTACCGGTGTTGGTTGCAACTGAGTCCGACTCAAATACACATCGCTCTTTCGAGGTCGAGCACGATGGTGTCTATAAGCCACTGTTTACCAACGAACTTGAGTTGCGAGAAGTCATCGATATGGTCCTGCAGACTGTTTCCGGAGAAGATATTGAAAGATCTAAATGGGCCAATGCTCCATATCGCCCGACCCCCACAATAATCGAAGCCGCAAGGGCGCTTTATGCGAACCACTCTGTAGAGGCAATAGCTCGCTATGATGCTGGGGCGAAAAACTTGGCCACTACTTCACAGCGTATTGAGGCGTTGGTCGACGAAGCTAAATCGTCGCGGAGGAAGATTATCTGTTTTGTTACGGGTGTGCCTGGTGCAGGTAAGACACTTGTGGGTTTGAATGTTGCCACGCAGCGACGCGACACCCACAAGTCTACACACGCAGTGTTTCTTTCCGGCAACGGTCCTCTGGTAGCGGTTCTGCGTGAAGCGCTGACCAGAGACGAGCTTGAGCGGCTTAAGAAAATCAATATCAAGAAACGAAAAGGTGAGGTTTCCGGTGGTGTGAAGGCCTTCATTCAAAACGTTCATCACTTTCGAGATGAAGCCCTGATAGATCCACGCCCACCTGATGATCACATTGCGATTTTTGATGAAGCACAGCGCGCGTGGGATATGCACAAGACGACTACTTTTATGCGTCAGAAAAAGAATCGCGCAGGGTTCAATCAATCGGAACCCGAATTTCTTATTTCCTATCTTGATAGACACGAAGATTGGGCAGCTATTATATGTCTGGTCGGCGGAGGACAAGAAATATATACCGGTGAGGCAGGTATACGAATCTGGCTGGAGGCAATAAGAGCACGCTTTCCTCACTGGCACATGTACATTTCCTCTCGACTGACAGATAGCGAGTATGCGGCCGGAGGTATAGTCGATGAAATCGCAGCGGCCGAAAATGGTCACTTTGACGACGAGTTGCACCTAGGCGTCTCCATGCGTTCCTTCCGAGCGGAGAGTGTTTCCGCCTTTGTAAAGGCATTGCTCGATATTGAGATTGACGGCGCGAGACGAATGCTCTATCAATTCGTTGATCGATACCCTATTGCAGTTACAAGAGATCTTGATGCTGCCAAACGATGGATTAAGACTCGTGCCCGGGGAAGTGAGCGATACGGAATGGTAGCGTCGTCTACAGCTCAGCGTCTCAAACCACACGCTATTGATATTCGCGTTGACGTCAATCCAATCCATTGGTTTTTGAGTGGAAAGGAAGACACTCGGTCGAGCTATTACCTTGAGGATGCCGCGACTGAGTTTCAGGTACAAGGGTTAGAGGTTGATTGGGCTTTGGTGACATGGGATGGCGACTTGCGATACTCTAGATCAGGGTGGCATTTCCACGACTTTCGCGGTTCCAAGTGGGTCAATGTAAGAAACGCCGACAGACAAAGATACCTTCGCAATGCCTATCGTGTCCTTCTGACTCGTGCGCGTCAAGGAATGGTGATATTCGTTCCTCATGGGGACGCAGAGGATCCGACGCGCAGCCCGGAGTATTATGATCACACTTTTGAATATTTAACTAGCTTGGGTATTCCCCGCTTGGTGTGA
- a CDS encoding flavin reductase family protein, which yields MKDVQKVLKKLEYGVYVVTMGKGTEGNAFTASWVTQVSSDPPMVAVAVHNAHQSNPLIKKNKAFAINLIGEGQEAVAKTYYGPAESGYEKLAGTSVTDSPGTKTPLIPGAIGYLDCLLVDSVAAGNHTVFIGKVKAASLDDDVTRLMSTTNSKLHYTG from the coding sequence ATGAAAGATGTGCAAAAAGTATTGAAAAAACTCGAATACGGCGTTTATGTCGTCACGATGGGTAAAGGGACCGAAGGTAACGCTTTTACGGCCAGCTGGGTCACGCAGGTCAGTTCCGATCCGCCGATGGTGGCTGTCGCCGTGCACAACGCGCATCAGTCAAACCCGCTCATAAAGAAAAACAAAGCCTTTGCTATCAACCTGATCGGCGAGGGTCAGGAAGCGGTCGCCAAGACCTATTACGGCCCGGCCGAGTCCGGCTATGAAAAACTGGCCGGGACCAGCGTTACCGACTCGCCCGGCACGAAAACACCGCTTATTCCCGGAGCTATCGGTTATCTTGACTGTTTACTTGTTGACAGCGTCGCTGCCGGTAACCATACTGTCTTTATCGGAAAGGTTAAGGCGGCGTCGCTCGACGACGATGTCACCCGACTGATGAGTACGACTAACAGCAAGTTACACTACACAGGATAA
- a CDS encoding M15 family metallopeptidase — MKFYRFLLLAILIYPLPGAVGTASGCDETIVIDSIEYPVGERWCGKKVDSADLADKDRLRRIPEKYCFEQSRIYVDSAARDAFVSMAQAAEKDSVDLTVDSGYRSAGYQARIILNRMAAGDKFQDIIRYVAPPGYSEHETGRVVDLVPSDPSFARTKAFQWLMENAKDFGFHRTFVNDTTGMMPWEPWHWIYIAE; from the coding sequence GTGAAATTCTACAGGTTTTTACTGCTCGCGATTCTAATATATCCGTTGCCTGGCGCCGTGGGCACAGCGTCGGGCTGTGACGAAACAATCGTGATCGATTCTATCGAGTACCCTGTCGGCGAGAGATGGTGCGGCAAGAAAGTCGACTCCGCAGATCTCGCCGACAAAGACCGTCTGCGTCGTATCCCCGAAAAGTACTGTTTTGAGCAGTCACGTATCTATGTCGATTCCGCCGCGCGAGACGCTTTCGTCAGTATGGCGCAGGCGGCGGAAAAGGACAGTGTCGATCTGACGGTAGACTCCGGTTACCGCTCCGCCGGCTACCAGGCGCGAATTATCTTAAATCGCATGGCGGCGGGGGATAAGTTTCAGGACATTATCCGCTATGTCGCTCCGCCCGGATATTCCGAGCACGAAACCGGACGCGTTGTCGATTTAGTACCCAGCGATCCAAGTTTCGCCCGGACCAAAGCGTTCCAGTGGCTGATGGAAAACGCGAAAGATTTCGGCTTTCACCGGACTTTCGTTAACGACACGACCGGTATGATGCCCTGGGAACCGTGGCACTGGATCTACATAGCCGAGTAG